ATTCTTGCGTACTCCTCATATTCCATGGAAGTAGCAACTTTGTTATTGGAGAAATGCTTGTCCTGTAAATTTAGTCTTTCTGATAGCAGCAAGTTTATATCGACGGTGGTGCCCATGGAAGATGACATGCTTTATTTGGCTGACTTGGATGCATGGAAACTTGTCATAAAAAAGTTATCTCGTAAAAGGATTGATTTACTACTGGTAATGTTCAAGGCAGCTATGGATAAGATTGACACCTTTTTGTCTCAGAACACTGAAGATGGTAATACTCCAAATCATCTCATAACATTTTATTTCAAACTTCTGCTGTTAACTTGTAGGGTTAAATATGGAATTCATCATGCCTGAACAAAAATTGCTAGCAAGAATCCAAGTTTCCTTCTGAAGGAGATGCTGTAATATACTCGAACGtcttaaacaaaaaaatcgCTATACAGAATCTGGCAAAATGGAAGGATGAACGAGCTTTTCGAATATACAAAGTGGAAGTCCATACTAATTGATCCATTTGTAGTACTAATCCAGATCAATGGTATCTTATTAATTCATTGATTGGTTGAAATTCTATGTGCACCTATAATTCTTGATTAATTCACTAATTTGTGCAATAGTGACAGCTTGGTGGTACCTGTACAAGGGTTCCCCTTGTATAAATATAATCTGAACTACCAAGTTTACTACTGCCttctcactttttctttctttcacttgCAGATGTTCAATGTGATCTCTTCATGCCATTTCAGAAACagagtcatgaaataatagAGAACATTGCTTCTCTTGCCTCTTGGCTCCTTGAATGCCTGAAGAAATTGGTCTATTCTGATTCACCTAATGCTGGTCACAGTGGCGTGAATGATCTTGTTTTGCGTGACACACTGGAGGACTTGCTCCTTGTCTGTCTTGGTAAATTGGTTAGCACCAATTCTATGTTAAACTCATGTCTGATCTTGTCGGATTTGGTTGGGAGAGGTTACTTAACTAAGTTGATCAGGAGACTAACACAGATGGGACAATCAAACCAAACCGTGGTAGAGAGTGACAAGGAGTTAGGGTCTGAACCAGACGATGCATCCATTAATGAAGCAGTGAAGAAGCTGGATATGCTGAAAAAGGATCGGCTAGAGGGTAAAGTTAATGTTGTCCACAAAGAAGATGTAGTATGGACCGTGGCCAAGTCATGGACACCCTGCCCAATTGGCATGTTACCATCTTTGGGCTCTGCTGGAAGGCTGCCTATGCTTGATAAGGACAGTAAGGTCCCTGCATGTCCAGAAACAATCAGGACAAGCTGTAAACGGCATGCAAGCCATGAACTGCAAGACCTGGGCCTCCgcagcaacaagaagagagaaagtAGGGAAAGTCGCTTATCCGAGACCTTGGTAGAGTTTGAAACAGATGAATTTGTGCATGATGAGTCACAGTTGCATGAAAGTAAAATGACGACTGAAGGTGGTTCTCCAGAGAAAAGTTTATCGACCCTTAAGGGCAAACTGCTAATTGATGGATATCTGCAGCATTGTGGACCCGACATCTTGCATGCTATTCAGTCTAAGGTGAGCATCTTTGATAGTTCATCGTGAACCGTGCCTCACCGCCTCACCGAAGGTTTACTATCCTTCTGTAACTAGATATAACAGTACCTGACTTCCCTTTCACCAGTTGTTCCCCTTGGACGTAAAATTTTGTCAAGCTTCTTTCATATTCTTTCTTCAATCTTTTGTCCCTTGACGTTTCTGTAACTGATTTTATTTAAGATAACAAAGGTTGTGCTTGTGCATATGCTAGTGTTTTCGTCATTTCATGGTTTTTGGATGTCTGCGATCATTCCTCATTCATTTATTACTACAATAAAGAGAATGCATTTAAAATCCACTGAAAGCCATGTAGTTTTAAAATCCACTGAAAACCATGTAGTTTATGATTTATAATGTTCTCTGTGATGAGCAATGTGATTTGAAGTCCATTGCAATTCATATGGGTCATTAACAGCATGAGACTTGTACAGTCTGCATTTACATTCTCCGAAGACTCTGAGAACTGCTCAAAGCCACACCTTTTTTTACAGTGCTGACTGAATTGGCAGTAACATGTACAGAGAATAGCAACAGTGGATGGAACAGAATCTTCATCCAAGATAGGTAATCTATGCTTCCACGAGGTCAGGTTTCTACGCCCAGAGTACGAATTCCACGTCTCTCCATGTGACCAGAATCAACCAGCCGCTTCAACATATTCGTAATGGTAGGAAACGATCTGGTTGCCAGGGAGAGGATGCCAGTTAACTGCAATTGAAACAAGCTATTATGACTTTGGAAAAATCTTTTCGGCTACTTTTCATCATTAATATAAAGGAAGCAAGTTTGTTGCAAAATTGAGCAGTCTTTTGGACATATTTGGACATACAAACATTAAAGGGTTTCACAAGAGCGATTCGGCGTCATGTTCAATGGAGATGGACCCATCGAATACACAAAAGAGCTAATACTGACTACCATTCTATTCAGTTTTTACTTACAACTCCATAGCGAAACTCTTCTTGTATGTCCAGCTGGATCCATAAAGCTTTAAGCAGTAAGCCCACTATAAAGAACACTCCTATGTAAAGAGGGTTCCTGCTCAAACATCATGTATGTCAAGCATTGGGAGGAACAGATACTACGAAATGCATTTGTGTCCAttagagagatagaaagaaagatgaagtccgttagagagagaaggatgagATTATCTATTACCGTAAGAGTGCCATAAATTCATTGAAACCTAGAACAGCCATGGCAACAATTGCCCAGGGAGGTGGTAACCAGTTGTGGCTTCTCTTGTATGCCTCCTGAATAGCAACCAAAGAGAAATGAGGTATTACTGACAATACTGGATGCAGGGTACACAGTTTCAAGACAAAATACTACTCCAGATAGGAGCTGCAGGATATCATCTCAATTATTGTGTTGATTGATGTAGAAATGCTTGTTAAAATGGAAGCCGTCAAGCCCCATTACACTGTGGGCTCCCCACCTTCAAAATTGTCCCCACGATCATTAAAAGTTATTCAGCAGGTAATAAGCCATCTATAACGCATAAAGTACTGACAGATGAGcagaacaaaatcaaaatcaagctCCTGTTTGTTTGGCATATTAACATGAGGTCCGGTCAGCAAACGAGCAATGGAGGATTCAAACTGGAGGTGGACAGGGCTGAACTTCTCACTCAAACAATGCATGTGAAAAAACGTATGGGAGATGGGTAAGTGAaatatgtagatgacatcattAACGAATGAATTGGATTTCTACTAAGTCAGGCTCACAATGCCATCAATCAACAAATTGGCCCAGAAGTCATATTCCTactgcaaaaataaaaatgggagAGATGATTTGCATTTTATGAAGGAAACATGCCTGGGCAGATACAGCCTGCACAACCAAATACTCTGTTTCTGCGTTGAATTGTCTCCACAAAGTTTTGCATTGGACAGGCGTAATCAGTGTCATGTTTGAAGGAACCTGGTCCAAAAAACTTAGTAACACTTTGATGTACTGGAAATACTTTCATGTGTTGGAGCACATTATTTGAACAAATACCTCTTCCCATGTACTTGACGCCAATGGATCGCCATCTGCAACTATCCTCCTGTCCTGATTCCCTCTACCAGCATCTActagagaagaaaagagggttTTCTCTATTTTATCTGGCTGTCCATCCAACCTTATGGCAGCCAAGACCGCTAGCAGCTTCAGTGCCTGAAATATGTGATGCAACGGATCAAGCATTTCTAAAACAAATAAGTTTGGGACTTAACAACAGATCAACACTCATTGCTTTACCGCAGCACGAGCATTCTTTGTGATTGAACGAATATCTTCTTTTCCTGTCCAAACTCTTGGCATTGAGTCATGATCATGGCTAAATACCATTGCAAACCTGAAAAATTTCACGTGCTACAGCAAATCACAATAACTCAAAAGGTAAAGTGCGCCACAGGAGAAAGCGGTGAAGGTGGCACAGAAAAATAATGGAAGAGACTACTTGTTAATCAAGTAGTTACCTGTCTTTCATACGAACAAGAACTCTTCCAGCTTCCTCTTTGGTTTTCGTTTCAACTATATTTCttccattataaaaaaaattctgttttattttgtcaaaaattacacTGTCTAGTTCAAAACCAGCAAGGTCTGAAGACAAATCACATACAGCAGACTCTGTCACACGTTGAAGGAGGTTTGTTATGGATGCCCACGTCATCTCGTTAGCAGCATCAAAAAGAGAGTCAATGGGTTCATCAAGAGCTTCCACAAGCTTTTCCTATTGGAAGTAATTCCAATATCACTAGTTTTGTCATCAAGACTCGACTTAACGGCAAAGAAGAATACAATTTGAAACTAAAGAAAAGGTCAAGAAAGGCACAATATGATCACTCTTATGGCTGAAGCCAATGTAACATGCCTCATGATGAGCTATAATTTCAGACACTTTGGCAGTTCTTAGAGAAGCAACATATGTGTCAATATCACGTTGAAGCTTCTGACGGAATTTGGAAGGATCCCAGCTAGCTTGTCTAATCGCTGCatctgaaaggaaaaaaaaaaagaagattcaaTTCCTTATATATACCAGATATTGCATGTTTTATAAAGATATATTCACATGTTTTCCACAGAGAGGAGCATAAGCAAACTTCAGTCTATTGCTCCACAGAAAGTAGAAATAGAAACTTGGTTTTTTAGTAACATTCCCAAAGATTACATGATTATGGGAGTGTTTCTTTCTGATCCTGAAGAAGCAAGGGTTCATGGTAAAAGATACCCAGGTCTGTGTTTTCTTTTACCAAGATTGAAGCTAGTTTCAAAGAAACAGAAAGGTGCATCTAATTAAATTGCCAATGGTTATCATTTGATTTTACTGATAATGAAGTAACAAGCTCTCATGATAAAGTCAcaagatttatatttttatttgctcCCAAAGCATAGATAAAATCTCCAACACACTGCTTCATTGTTTCATCATATTCATCAAAGCAAATCTAGTTTTTTTGTTATAAGGGCTGAATGAAAGTCTATAAGATTTCCTGGGGTCTTTggaaccatagtcacaaataatgtttcggaattttaaacggcaaggtttttctcaggtataatacaaCGAACTTGGAAAAACgggaaaaatacggtaaattttaaaaaattaaaaaaaactaaaaatggggaaaaaataaaataagtgagaaactaataacacaaacatcaaaaataagtaaatttgtaacaaataaaaaatagaaaacaaaaaaactctttggcattaaaaaaacatgcaaagctgaaaaaaacgtaaaaaacgtgaaaaaacattaaaaaatgcatttttttagttttacacGGCAATTTAATTATCACAtttttgtatgtgtgtgtatgtttttttttaaaaaaaaaaatccacgcTTTTTGTGACACTGGAACATTGTCACAAGTATCAATTCTCACGTCTCCAATCcatcaacaaattttttgtcaGGTATAAATCATAAAGTTTGTTTTCCATGGAAATTGcgggattaaaaaaaaatttaaaaaatataaaaataatagaaaatatgatttttagaagttttgagttttctactaattttttCTCAAGTATTGGTATTGTTCAAAATCATGGTATTGCTGTGTTCCATTGAGACAATAAGGCCCTATAGAATTGGGAAAAACCAAGTTCCCAAAGTCCTGCTCAGATCAATCCAAGCACTTCTTTAATCTTGGATCACTTGCATTTCACAAGGCCGATTGATGGTTTCAAAGCTTGTCTAGGTAAATATACTTCTCACCAAAATTACCATCCACAAACACTCCAAGAGGTTAGTCAAACTGAAGATGTTGCAGGTCATGTTCctacaaacaaaagaaataatagATCAAACCAAGAGGCCAAGTACAGGCTAAGTAGCTGGCTATTGTTGCTATTACAGATCTAAATCTGTAGGAGTCAGATCAGCTAAATACACAAGGAATCTGATCCATTACAATTCATGCCATGCACGAGATACCATGGCTTCCTCTATAAGAGTCTTCTATGTTCAATGATAGATATTGACCAACCTTTGAGgaaaaaactaattaagcaatcaaaggattttttttattaaacatttCATCAGAATAATGCTTTTTTGGAAAACATCATCTTCTAAGTGCCTGAAAGTACAGCTTTATTAGATATACCTGTGCATCCATGATCAAACTCAAGAAGAACAGTGTGGGTGCAACCATGAACAGCTGTTGCAAAACCTTCTCCGCTTTTTAGTGATTGGTCAAGCATATCCTTGAATCTATCTACAGCTTTGGAACGAAGATGTCCCAACATGGCTTGATAGGCAGGATGAACAAGCTAGAAAAATCAGGCATGGAAGTCAATAAAAAGGCAAACGTACCAGTTGAAAGCggttatgaa
This window of the Nymphaea colorata isolate Beijing-Zhang1983 chromosome 2, ASM883128v2, whole genome shotgun sequence genome carries:
- the LOC116248291 gene encoding uncharacterized protein LOC116248291, whose amino-acid sequence is MDEADRKGVSQVNAEEEEASSSGYRLVPWQSWEEWNMIREKLLSSSPESVRVALNRIKAWESRGCLPIPVAITAEMVETRLTDPYFRKDVPNSGLNSEKMLSLLYSMAIMRLVNGFVDQSLVGTKKRLSIAKAAEEIGLPRMLIDIRHESSHRGLPSLQLLRLAIDKALNWLQDYYWERQVKAMLDIFKDINSSLCKMAQCIKVKKVKVKKEVNKASRSIILAYSSYSMEVATLLLEKCLSCKFSLSDSSKFISTVVPMEDDMLYLADLDAWKLVIKKLSRKRIDLLLVMFKAAMDKIDTFLSQNTEDDVQCDLFMPFQKQSHEIIENIASLASWLLECLKKLVYSDSPNAGHSGVNDLVLRDTLEDLLLVCLGKLVSTNSMLNSCLILSDLVGRGYLTKLIRRLTQMGQSNQTVVESDKELGSEPDDASINEAVKKLDMLKKDRLEGKVNVVHKEDVVWTVAKSWTPCPIGMLPSLGSAGRLPMLDKDSKVPACPETIRTSCKRHASHELQDLGLRSNKKRESRESRLSETLVEFETDEFVHDESQLHESKMTTEGGSPEKSLSTLKGKLLIDGYLQHCGPDILHAIQSKVSIFDSSS
- the LOC116247989 gene encoding protein ROOT HAIR DEFECTIVE 3 homolog 2-like isoform X2, whose amino-acid sequence is MRDFLCCGFHYGPSKQREEHTVEPSFPHKLQGDGCLQRKVGLLHLSLSKYWNQTTKGIWLAKCVGIEPTTLVMDLEGTDGRERGEDDTTFEKQSALFALAVSDILLINMWCHDIGREHAANKPLLKTVFQVMMRLFTPRKTTLLFAIRDKTKTPLERLESILREDIHKIWDAVPRPQAHKGTPLSEFFRVEVTALSSYEEKEDQFKEQVANLRQRFYHSIAPGGLAGDRQAVIPSSAFSFSVQQIWKIIQENKDLDLPAHKVMVATVRCEEIANEKLHQFTDDKCWLEIDEALQSGPVSGFGKKISSLIESYLQEYDAEAIYFDEGVRLEKRGQLECGALHLVHPAYQAMLGHLRSKAVDRFKDMLDQSLKSGEGFATAVHGCTHTVLLEFDHGCTDAAIRQASWDPSKFRQKLQRDIDTYVASLRTAKVSEIIAHHEEKLVEALDEPIDSLFDAANEMTWASITNLLQRVTESAVCDLSSDLAGFELDSVIFDKIKQNFFYNGRNIVETKTKEEAGRVLVRMKDRFAMVFSHDHDSMPRVWTGKEDIRSITKNARAAALKLLAVLAAIRLDGQPDKIEKTLFSSLVDAGRGNQDRRIVADGDPLASSTWEEVPSNMTLITPVQCKTLWRQFNAETEYLVVQAVSAQEAYKRSHNWLPPPWAIVAMAVLGFNEFMALLRNPLYIGVFFIVGLLLKALWIQLDIQEEFRYGVLTGILSLATRSFPTITNMLKRLVDSGHMERRGIRTLGVET
- the LOC116247989 gene encoding protein ROOT HAIR DEFECTIVE 3 homolog 2-like isoform X1, encoding MSDECCSAQLIDGNGVFNVSGLEHFVKAVKLAECGISYAVVSIMGPQSSGKSTLLNHLFHTNFREMDAFKGRNQTTKGIWLAKCVGIEPTTLVMDLEGTDGRERGEDDTTFEKQSALFALAVSDILLINMWCHDIGREHAANKPLLKTVFQVMMRLFTPRKTTLLFAIRDKTKTPLERLESILREDIHKIWDAVPRPQAHKGTPLSEFFRVEVTALSSYEEKEDQFKEQVANLRQRFYHSIAPGGLAGDRQAVIPSSAFSFSVQQIWKIIQENKDLDLPAHKVMVATVRCEEIANEKLHQFTDDKCWLEIDEALQSGPVSGFGKKISSLIESYLQEYDAEAIYFDEGVRLEKRGQLECGALHLVHPAYQAMLGHLRSKAVDRFKDMLDQSLKSGEGFATAVHGCTHTVLLEFDHGCTDAAIRQASWDPSKFRQKLQRDIDTYVASLRTAKVSEIIAHHEEKLVEALDEPIDSLFDAANEMTWASITNLLQRVTESAVCDLSSDLAGFELDSVIFDKIKQNFFYNGRNIVETKTKEEAGRVLVRMKDRFAMVFSHDHDSMPRVWTGKEDIRSITKNARAAALKLLAVLAAIRLDGQPDKIEKTLFSSLVDAGRGNQDRRIVADGDPLASSTWEEVPSNMTLITPVQCKTLWRQFNAETEYLVVQAVSAQEAYKRSHNWLPPPWAIVAMAVLGFNEFMALLRNPLYIGVFFIVGLLLKALWIQLDIQEEFRYGVLTGILSLATRSFPTITNMLKRLVDSGHMERRGIRTLGVET
- the LOC116247989 gene encoding protein ROOT HAIR DEFECTIVE 3 homolog 2-like isoform X4 translates to MMRLFTPRKTTLLFAIRDKTKTPLERLESILREDIHKIWDAVPRPQAHKGTPLSEFFRVEVTALSSYEEKEDQFKEQVANLRQRFYHSIAPGGLAGDRQAVIPSSAFSFSVQQIWKIIQENKDLDLPAHKVMVATVRCEEIANEKLHQFTDDKCWLEIDEALQSGPVSGFGKKISSLIESYLQEYDAEAIYFDEGVRLEKRGQLECGALHLVHPAYQAMLGHLRSKAVDRFKDMLDQSLKSGEGFATAVHGCTHTVLLEFDHGCTDAAIRQASWDPSKFRQKLQRDIDTYVASLRTAKVSEIIAHHEEKLVEALDEPIDSLFDAANEMTWASITNLLQRVTESAVCDLSSDLAGFELDSVIFDKIKQNFFYNGRNIVETKTKEEAGRVLVRMKDRFAMVFSHDHDSMPRVWTGKEDIRSITKNARAAALKLLAVLAAIRLDGQPDKIEKTLFSSLVDAGRGNQDRRIVADGDPLASSTWEEVPSNMTLITPVQCKTLWRQFNAETEYLVVQAVSAQEAYKRSHNWLPPPWAIVAMAVLGFNEFMALLRNPLYIGVFFIVGLLLKALWIQLDIQEEFRYGVLTGILSLATRSFPTITNMLKRLVDSGHMERRGIRTLGVET
- the LOC116247989 gene encoding protein ROOT HAIR DEFECTIVE 3 homolog 2-like isoform X3, encoding MDAFKGRNQTTKGIWLAKCVGIEPTTLVMDLEGTDGRERGEDDTTFEKQSALFALAVSDILLINMWCHDIGREHAANKPLLKTVFQVMMRLFTPRKTTLLFAIRDKTKTPLERLESILREDIHKIWDAVPRPQAHKGTPLSEFFRVEVTALSSYEEKEDQFKEQVANLRQRFYHSIAPGGLAGDRQAVIPSSAFSFSVQQIWKIIQENKDLDLPAHKVMVATVRCEEIANEKLHQFTDDKCWLEIDEALQSGPVSGFGKKISSLIESYLQEYDAEAIYFDEGVRLEKRGQLECGALHLVHPAYQAMLGHLRSKAVDRFKDMLDQSLKSGEGFATAVHGCTHTVLLEFDHGCTDAAIRQASWDPSKFRQKLQRDIDTYVASLRTAKVSEIIAHHEEKLVEALDEPIDSLFDAANEMTWASITNLLQRVTESAVCDLSSDLAGFELDSVIFDKIKQNFFYNGRNIVETKTKEEAGRVLVRMKDRFAMVFSHDHDSMPRVWTGKEDIRSITKNARAAALKLLAVLAAIRLDGQPDKIEKTLFSSLVDAGRGNQDRRIVADGDPLASSTWEEVPSNMTLITPVQCKTLWRQFNAETEYLVVQAVSAQEAYKRSHNWLPPPWAIVAMAVLGFNEFMALLRNPLYIGVFFIVGLLLKALWIQLDIQEEFRYGVLTGILSLATRSFPTITNMLKRLVDSGHMERRGIRTLGVET